From Scomber scombrus chromosome 6, fScoSco1.1, whole genome shotgun sequence, the proteins below share one genomic window:
- the LOC133981619 gene encoding cholesterol side-chain cleavage enzyme, mitochondrial-like — protein MARWSVWRSPVMLPFSWTEVLTTSGVRCNSSMPVVRQVYPESSSIVRPFSEIPGLWKNGAANLYNFWKLDGFRNLHRIMLQNFNTFGPIYREKIGYYDSVNIINPEDAAILFKAEGHYPKRLKVEAWTSYRDYRNRKYGVLLKSGEDWRSNRVILNKEVICPKVLENFVPLLDEVGNDFVARIHKKINRNGHNKWTTDLSQELFKYALESVSSVLYGERLGLMLDYIDPEAQHFIDCITLMFKTTSPMLYIPPGLLRRIGAKVWRDHVEAWDGIFSQADRCIQNIYRQLRQENGNQKKYPGVLASLLMLDKLSIEDIKASVTELMAGGVDTTSITLLWTLYELARHPNLQEELRAEVAAARAESQGDMMAMLKRIPLVKGALKETLRLHPVAVSLQRYIAEDIIIQNYHIPAGTLVQLGLYAMGRDPKVFFRPEQYQPSRWLRTESHYFRSLGFGFGPRQCLGRRIAETEMQIFLIHMLENFRVEKQRHVEVQSTFELILLPEKPIMLTLKSLHSSR, from the exons ATGGCCAGGTGGAGTGTGTGGCGTAGCCCTGTGATGTTGCCCTTCTCCTGGACAGAGGTGCTGACAACATCAGGAGTTCGCTGCAACAGCAGTATGCCGGTTGTCAGACAGGTGTACCCAGAAAGCAGCAGCATTGTCAGGCCTTTCAGTGAGATTCCTGGGCTGTGGAAGAACGGAGCGGCCAACTTATACAATTTCTGGAAACTGGATGGCTTCAGAAATCTTCACCGCATCATGTTGCAGAACTTCAACACATTTGGACCCATTTACAG AGAAAAAATAGGTTACTATGATAGTGTAAATATTATCAACCCTGAGGATGCTGCCATCCTGTTCAAAGCAGAGGGACATTATCCTAAAAGGCTGAAAGTTGAAGCGTGGACATCATACAGAGACTACAGGAATCGCAAATATGGAGTTTTACTAAA AAGTGGAGAAGACTGGAGATCAAATCGTGTAATTCTCAACAAGGAGGTGATCTGTCCGAAGGTGCTGGAAAACTTTGTGCCTTTGCTGGATGAAGTGGGCAATGATTTTGTGGCCAGAATACACAAGAAGATAAACCGAAATGGCCACAACAAATGGACCACAGACCTCTCGCAAGAACTCTTTAAATATGCACTAGAAT CGGTGAGCTCAGTGCTGTACGGTGAGCGTCTGGGTTTGATGCTGGACTACATTGATCCTGAAGCTCAACATTTCATTGACTGTATCACCCTCATGTTCAAGACTACCTCACCCATGCTGTACATACCTCCTGGGCTACTCAGGCGGATTGGGGCAAAAGTGTGGCGGGACCATGTGGAGGCCTGGGATGGCATCTTCAGCCAAG CGGACCGCTGCATCCAGAACATCTACAGGCAGTTACGTCAGGAGAATGGCAATCAAAAGAAATACCCAGGAGTCCTGGCCAGCCTGCTCATGCTGGACAAGCTGTCCATTGAAGACATCAAGGCCAGTGTCACTGAACTAATGGCTGGAGGAGTTGATacg ACTTCTATAACTTTGCTGTGGACATTGTATGAACTGGCCAGACACCCCAAcctccaggaggagctgagggCAGAGGTTGCTGCTGCCCGAGCTGAAAGCCAGGGAGACATGATGGCGATGCTGAAGCGGATTCCCTTAGTCAAGGGGGCTCTGAAGGAAACACTGAG GTTACATCCAGTTGCAGTGAGCTTGCAAAGATACATAGCAGAAGATATCATTATTCAAAACTACCACATTCCAGCTGGG aCTCTGGTCCAGTTGGGACTGTACGCAATGGGAAGAGATCCCAAGGTGTTTTTCCGCCCGGAGCAATATCAGCCTTCCCGCTGGCTGAGGACAGAGAGCCACTACTTCAGGAGCCTGGGCTTTGGATTTGGGCCGCGTCAGTGTTTAGGACGGAGAATAGCTGAGACGGAGATGCAGATCTTCCTTATCCAT ATGCTTGAGAACTTCAGAGTGGAGAAACAGCGTCATGTGGAAGTGCAGAGTACCTTTGAGCTCATTCTCTTACCAGAAAAGCCCATAATGTTGACTTTGAAGTCCTTACACAGTAGTCGGTAA